A single window of Haliotis asinina isolate JCU_RB_2024 chromosome 5, JCU_Hal_asi_v2, whole genome shotgun sequence DNA harbors:
- the LOC137284918 gene encoding uncharacterized protein translates to MSHLLYKAVTLCVVIVSLSGRRIVRDPSDGCEGADGHHEDKEIFKVKCIDYRCVHGEAALERGGCPNPMAPSDCLSMGDTFQKDCSIFTCVMENNDNFIRITHPRCNVSNECVDVDTTTFCNECILGSNGHPVLKKACSVGDTCYPLGSVIRNDCVDWICVELPTGAEFQEIPAQPKRCMLNHDGSCLDVGVTRDCISCNPDLTVTTKCEFHDPVEGIKCIPFGQTSYHLSEGKNHRCECGVQSNGKSIMFCSEPITD, encoded by the exons ATGTCGCATCTTCTTTACAAGGCAGTGACACTGTGTGTCGTTATCGTCTCTCTATCAGGACGCAGAATCGTAAGAG ATCCCAGTGACGGTTGTGAGGGGGCTGATGGCCATCACGAAGACAAGGAGATCTTCAAGGTGAAGTGCATCGACTACAGGTGTGTCCACGGTGAAGCGGCTCTAGAGAGAGGAg GATGTCCTAACCCGATGGCACCTTCTGATTGTCTGTCAATGGGGGATACCTTCCAAAAAGATTGCTCCATCTTCACCTGCGTCATGGAGAACAACGACAACTTCATTCGCATCACTCACCCAC GGTGCAACGTCAGTAACGAATGTGTGGACGTGGACACCACCACATTTTGCAACGAGTGTATTCTTGGTTCCAATGGACATCCTGTTCTCAAGAAAG CTTGCAGCGTGGGGGACACGTGTTACCCTCTTGGGAGCGTCATCAGGAACGACTGTGTCGACTGGATATGTGTTGAACTGCCAACAGGAGCGGAGTTTCAAGAAATTCCAGCTCAACCAAAAC GCTGCATGCTGAACCACGATGGTTCATGTCTGGATGTGGGAGTAACACGGGACTGCATCTCCTGTAACCCCGACCTGACAGTTACTACAA AATGTGAATTCCATGATCCTGTGGAAGGCATCAAGTGTATTCCATTCGGACAAACATCTTATCATCTGTCTGAAGGCAAGAACCATCGCTGTGAATGTGGAGTCCAGTCCAATGGCAAATCTATAATGTTCTGCTCAGAGCCAATAACGGACTGA
- the LOC137284488 gene encoding growth factor receptor-bound protein 2-like yields the protein MEATCNHDFNATADDELSFSKNAVIKVLNMDEDKNWYKAEYQGKEGYVPANYITLKPHSWYVGSIKRVDAEKKLLPTYQPDGAFLVRNSESAPGEFSISVKFQENVQHFKVLRDGAGKYFMWVVKFNSLNELINYHRTASVSRGQTIYLRDMVDSYKEVFVKALFDFTPQEDEELALHRGDTIKLLQKMDKDWWKGEKDGKTGLFPASYVQE from the exons ATGGAGGCTACTTGCAACCACGACTTCAATGCGACCGCGGATGATGAACTTAGCTTCTCAAAAAACGCCGTAATCAAG GTGTTAAATATGGATGAGGACAAGAACTGGTACAAGGCAGAGTACCAAGGGAAAGAGGGCTATGTCCCTGCAAACTACATCACCCTCAAACCTCACAG CTGGTATGTAGGCAGTATTAAACGTGTGGATGCAGAAAAGAAATTATTGCCTACCTACCAACCAGATGGAGCCTTCCTTGTCCGCAACAGTGAAAGTGCTCCTGGAGAATTTTCAATTTCTGTCAA ATTTCAAGAAAATGTTCAGCATTTTAAGGTCCTGCGTGATGGAGCAGGGAAGTATTTTATGTGGGTAGTGAAATTCAACTCTCTCAATGAACTTATCAACTACCATCGTACAGCATCAGTCAGCCGAGGCCAGACTATCTACTTGAGGGACATGGTTGATTCCTACAAGGAG GTGTTTGTGAAGGCCTTATTTGATTTTACTCCACAAGAGGATGAGGAACTGGCACTACACAGGGGTGATACTATCAAGCTATTGCAGAAGATGGACAAGGACTGGTGGAAAGGGGAGAAAGATGGCAAGACAGGATTGTTCCCTGCATCATATGTACAGGAATAA